A single window of Streptomyces sp. NBC_00464 DNA harbors:
- a CDS encoding DUF397 domain-containing protein — MSTTPDLTTAAWRTSSYSNGDGGDCVEIADNLPGIVPVRDSKTGPEGPAITFATSRWAPFVAALANGSL, encoded by the coding sequence ATGAGCACCACACCTGACCTGACCACCGCTGCCTGGCGCACGTCGTCGTACAGCAATGGCGACGGCGGCGACTGCGTCGAGATCGCCGACAACCTCCCCGGCATCGTCCCCGTACGCGACAGCAAGACCGGCCCCGAGGGGCCGGCGATCACCTTCGCGACGAGCCGCTGGGCGCCCTTTGTCGCGGCCCTCGCCAATGGCTCGCTCTGA
- a CDS encoding DUF5753 domain-containing protein: MAGYFADAAELQLQASSIGSYASMLVLGLLQTESYARALTRASHPFAAQDVIEGHVRTRMERTSLLDSPTAPVLWLVIHEAALLLPVGGNAVMAEQLAHLAERTASRPRIVTQVLPFSAGAHPFLHASMTLIQFTEAPAVVYTEGA; this comes from the coding sequence GTGGCGGGGTACTTCGCGGATGCGGCTGAGCTCCAGCTCCAGGCCTCTTCCATCGGAAGCTATGCCTCGATGCTTGTACTCGGCCTGTTGCAGACCGAGTCGTATGCGCGGGCGCTCACCCGCGCGTCACACCCGTTCGCCGCTCAGGACGTCATCGAGGGTCATGTGCGGACACGCATGGAACGCACAAGCCTTCTCGACTCACCCACCGCGCCGGTGCTTTGGTTGGTCATTCACGAAGCAGCTCTGCTTCTGCCGGTAGGGGGGAACGCCGTGATGGCCGAGCAGCTCGCCCACCTCGCCGAGCGAACGGCCTCCCGCCCGCGCATCGTCACGCAGGTGCTCCCGTTCTCCGCCGGAGCGCACCCCTTCCTGCACGCGTCAATGACGCTGATTCAGTTCACCGAGGCGCCCGCAGTCGTGTATACGGAGGGCGCCTAG